From a single Anomalospiza imberbis isolate Cuckoo-Finch-1a 21T00152 chromosome 16, ASM3175350v1, whole genome shotgun sequence genomic region:
- the LOC137483513 gene encoding hemoglobin subunit alpha-A, whose amino-acid sequence MVLSASDKSNVKGVFAKIGGQADEYGADALERMFATYPQTKTYFPHFDLGKGSAQVKGHGKKVAGALVEAANNIDDLAGALSKLSDLHAQKLRVDPVNFKLLGQCFLVVVATRNPSLLTPEVHASLDKFLCAVGTVLTAKYR is encoded by the exons ATGGTGCTGTCCGCCAGCGACAAGTCCAACGTCAAGGGCGTTTTCGCCAAAATCGGCGGCCAAGCTGACGAATATGGCGCCGACGCCTTGGAGAG GATGTTCGCCACCTACCCCCAGACCAAGACCTACTTCCCCCACTTCGACCTAGGAAAGGGCTCTGCTCAGGTCAAGGGTCACGGCAAGAAGGTGGCGGGTGCACTGGTCGAAGCTGCCAACAACATCGATGACCTTGCTGGTGCCCTCTCCAAGCTCAGCGACCTCCACGCCCAAAAACTCCGTGTGGACCCTGTCAACTTCAAA CTGCTGGGCCAGTGCTTCCTGGTGGTAGTGGCCACCCGCAACCCCTCTCTCCTGACCCCAGAGGTCCACGCTTCCCTGGACAAGTTCCTGTGCGCCGTGGGCACCGTGCTGACCGCCAAGTACCGTTAA
- the LOC137483515 gene encoding hemoglobin subunit alpha-D: MLTAEDKKLIQQMWGKLGGAEEEIGADALWRMFHSYPPTKTYFPHFDLSQGSDQIRGHGKKVVAALSNAIKNMDNLSQALSELSNLHAYNLRVDPVNFKFLSQCLQVSLATRLGKDYSPEVHSAVDKFMSAVASVLAEKYR; this comes from the exons ATGCTGACCGCCGAGGACAAGAAGCTGATCCAGCAGATGTGGGGAAAGTTGGGTGGCGCCGAGGAGGAAATCGGAGCCGATGCCCTGTGGAG GATGTTCCACTCCTACCCCCCAACCAAGACCTACTTCCCCCACTTCGACCTGTCACAAGGCTCTGACCAGATCCGTGGCCATGGCAAGAAAGTGGTGGCTGCCCTGAGCAATGCCATCAAGAACATGGACAACCTCAGCCAGGCTCTGTCTGAGCTCAGCAACCTGCACGCCTACAACCTGCGTGTGGACCCCGTCAACTTCAAG TTCCTGTCGCAGTGCTTGCAGGTGTCTCTGGCTACCCGCCTGGGTAAGGATTACAGCCCCGAGGTGCACTCTGCTGTTGACAAGTTCATGTCGGCCGTGGCCAGCGTGCTGGCTGAGAAGTACAGATGA
- the LOC137483514 gene encoding hemoglobin subunit pi encodes MTLTQAEKATVVTIWAKVATQADGIGAESLERLFLSYPQTKTYFPHFDLSQGSAQLCGHGSKVMNAIGEAVKHIDDIRRALAKLSELHAYILRVDPVNFKLLSHCILCSMAAHYPRDFTPEAHAAWDKFLSNISSVLTEKYR; translated from the exons aTGACGCTGACCCAAGCCGAGAAAGCCACCGTGGTCACCATCTGGGCCAAGGTGGCCACCCAAGCTGATGGCAttggggcagaatcactggaGAG GCTTTTCTTGAGCTACCCCCAGACAAAAACCTACTTCCCTCACTTCGATCTGAGCCAaggctcagctcagctctgtgGCCACGGCTCCAAGGTCATGAATGCCATCGGGGAAGCTGTGAAGCACATTGATGACATCCGAAGGGCTTTGGCCAAGCTCAGTGAGCTGCATGCTTACATCCTCAGGGTGGACCCCGTGAACTTCAAG CTGCTTTCCCACTGTATCCTGTGCTCCATGGCGGCCCACTATCCCCGTGACTTCACCCCAGAAGCTCATGCTGCGTGGGACAAGTTCCTGTCCAACATTTCCTCTGTTCTGACGGAGAAGTACAGATAA